One Excalfactoria chinensis isolate bCotChi1 chromosome 19, bCotChi1.hap2, whole genome shotgun sequence genomic window carries:
- the DHRS13 gene encoding dehydrogenase/reductase SDR family member 13, producing the protein MMGCCLQAVALLLCALLLCALLRFTLRSPVLPLALPALHGRTAIVTGGSSGIGEAVARELARCGARVVLATRNVLRGEEAAWRIRRDTGNPEVLFMPLDLSSLRSVRAFATAFLQQEPDLHLLINNAGVSAGGTTEDGFSLSFQVNHLGHFLLTQLLLQHLQSSAPSRVVIVASSAHQAGRLCMAELGRPPPGPFAAFQDYCNSKLANVLHARQLAARLQGTGVTAYAVHPGFVNTQLFRHAPLWLQLLWTPLSRFCFRSAAEGARTVLFCATQDGLQPFSGCYFADCRPLQPWAQGRDDAAARELWDRSERLLGLQPSLCTPVE; encoded by the exons ATGatgggctgctgcttgcaggctgtggccctgctgctctgtgccctgctgctctgtgccctgctcCGCTTCACCCTACGCAGCCCCGTGCTGCCGCTCGCCCTCCCCGCGCTGCACGGCCGCACCGCCATCGTCACCG ggggAAGCAGTGGGATCGGGGAGGCCGTGGCGCGGGAGCTGGCACGGTGCGGGGCACGCGTGGTGCTGGCAACACGGAATGTGCTGCGGGGAGAGGAGGCTGCGTGGCGCATCCGTAGG GACACAGGGAACCCCGAGGTGCTCTTCATGCCTCTGGACCTCAGCAGCCTCCGCTCAGTGCGCGCCTTTGCCACcgccttcctgcagcaggagcccgACCTGCACCTCCTCATCAACAACGCCG GAGTGAGCGCCGGGGGCACCACAGAGGATGGTTTCAGCCTGTCCTTCCAGGTGAACCACCTGGGCCACTTCCTGCTGACccaactgctgctgcagcacctgcagagcAGCGCCCCGAGCCGTGTGGTCATCGTCGCCTCCTCTGCACACCAGGCTGGTCGTCTGTGCATGGCCGAGCTCGGCCGACCACCCCCCGGCCCCTTTGCTGCCTTCCAGGATTACTGTAACAGCAAACTGGCCAATGTGCTGCATGCCCGGCAGCTGGCAGCACGCCTGCAGGGCACCGGGGTCACCGCCTATGCCGTGCACCCAG gtTTTGTCAACACGCAGCTGTTCCGTCATGCACcgctgtggctgcagctgctgtggacTCCGCTGTCCCGGTTCTGCTTCCGCAGTGCAGCTGAAGGCGCACGCACGGTGCTGTTCTGTGCCACGCAGGACGGCCTCCAGCCCTTCAGTGGCTGCTACTTTGCTGATTGCCGCCCgctgcagccctgggctcaGGGCAGGGATGATGCTGCAGCACGAGAGCTGTGGGACCGCAGCGagaggctgctggggctgcagccctcctTGTGCACGCCTGTGGAATAA